One window of the Rhizorhabdus dicambivorans genome contains the following:
- a CDS encoding nuclear transport factor 2 family protein produces the protein MIAHYNAQDADAYVALMTDDAAEAGYRGAVVRDGKEGVRSGLKAMFAEFPENRAEILTGHQLGDYVVLHEKVWRSNASEPFEVMSIYSFEGDKVSRVEFVR, from the coding sequence ATGATCGCGCATTACAATGCGCAGGACGCCGACGCCTATGTCGCGCTGATGACCGACGACGCGGCCGAGGCCGGCTATCGTGGCGCGGTGGTGCGCGACGGCAAGGAAGGGGTGCGTTCGGGCCTCAAGGCGATGTTCGCCGAGTTCCCCGAGAACCGCGCCGAAATCCTCACCGGCCACCAGCTCGGCGACTATGTCGTGCTGCACGAGAAGGTGTGGCGTTCGAACGCGTCCGAGCCGTTCGAGGTGATGAGCATCTACAGTTTCGAAGGCGACAAGGTGTCGCGCGTGGAGTTCGTGCGCTGA
- a CDS encoding NuoB/complex I 20 kDa subunit family protein, translating into MGVILDPARNPHPTENVAPDPEFFASLQAEVNDKGFLVTSTEELFQWARTGSLWWMTFGLACCAVEMIHVNMPRYDLERFGAAPRASPRQSDVMIVAGTLCNKMAPALRRVYDQMSEPKYVISMGSCANGGGYYHYSYSVVRGCDRIVPVDIYVPGCPPTAEALLYGIMQLQRKIRRVGTLER; encoded by the coding sequence ATGGGAGTGATCCTCGACCCGGCGCGCAATCCGCATCCGACGGAAAATGTCGCGCCCGATCCCGAATTCTTCGCGTCGCTTCAGGCGGAGGTCAACGACAAGGGCTTCCTCGTCACTTCGACCGAGGAGCTGTTCCAGTGGGCGCGCACCGGCTCGCTGTGGTGGATGACCTTCGGCCTCGCCTGCTGCGCGGTCGAGATGATCCACGTCAACATGCCGCGCTACGATCTGGAGCGCTTCGGCGCCGCGCCGCGCGCCAGCCCGCGCCAGTCGGACGTGATGATCGTCGCCGGCACGCTGTGCAACAAGATGGCCCCGGCGCTGCGGCGGGTCTATGACCAGATGTCCGAGCCCAAATATGTCATCTCGATGGGCTCGTGCGCCAATGGCGGCGGCTATTATCACTACAGCTATTCGGTGGTGCGCGGCTGCGACCGGATCGTGCCGGTCGACATCTACGTCCCGGGCTGCCCGCCGACCGCCGAGGCGCTGCTCTACGGCATCATGCAGCTCCAGCGGAAGATCCGCCGCGTCGGCACGCTGGAACGGTAA
- a CDS encoding NADH-quinone oxidoreductase subunit C codes for MSESSLTFPRYSAVEGFAEAAKAALGDRLIEARECVGEWALHVRRDATVDALRILRDELAYQQLMEIAGVDYPDRAERFEVVYCLLSLTKNHRIRVHVATDEVQPVPSVTGLWPVAGWLEREVFDMYGVLFDGNADLRRILTDYGFRGHPQRKDFPLTGYVELRYSEAHKRVVYEPVKLAQDFRSFDFMSPWEGADYILPGDEKVSPTEPGAPSPAPAKKDPEPVVAQAPPPTPKTTDSPAQTGAGEAANKAAAKPRAKAKPKAETSKDNGGKA; via the coding sequence ATGAGCGAGTCCTCCCTCACCTTTCCGCGCTATTCGGCCGTCGAAGGCTTTGCCGAGGCGGCGAAGGCCGCGCTGGGCGACCGGCTGATCGAGGCGCGCGAGTGTGTCGGCGAATGGGCGCTGCACGTCCGCCGCGACGCCACCGTCGATGCGCTGCGCATCCTGCGTGACGAACTGGCCTATCAGCAGCTCATGGAGATCGCCGGGGTCGACTATCCCGACCGTGCCGAGCGGTTCGAGGTGGTCTACTGCCTGCTCAGCCTGACGAAGAACCACCGCATCCGCGTCCATGTCGCGACCGACGAGGTCCAGCCGGTGCCGAGCGTGACGGGCCTGTGGCCGGTCGCCGGCTGGCTGGAGCGCGAGGTGTTCGACATGTACGGCGTGCTGTTCGACGGCAATGCCGATCTGCGCCGCATCCTCACCGATTACGGCTTCCGCGGCCATCCGCAGCGCAAGGACTTCCCGCTGACCGGCTATGTCGAGCTGCGCTATTCGGAAGCGCACAAGCGCGTCGTCTATGAGCCGGTCAAGCTGGCGCAGGATTTCCGCAGCTTCGATTTCATGAGCCCGTGGGAAGGCGCCGACTATATCCTGCCCGGCGACGAGAAGGTCTCGCCGACCGAGCCGGGCGCGCCGAGCCCCGCGCCGGCCAAGAAGGATCCGGAGCCGGTGGTCGCCCAGGCGCCGCCGCCGACGCCCAAAACCACCGACAGCCCGGCCCAGACCGGTGCCGGCGAAGCCGCCAACAAGGCGGCCGCCAAGCCCAGGGCGAAGGCGAAGCCCAAGGCGGAAACGTCGAAGGATAACGGAGGCAAGGCATAA
- a CDS encoding NADH-quinone oxidoreductase subunit D codes for MASTYETLTPEAQQGETEIQNYTINFGPQHPAAHGVLRMVMELDGEIVERVDPHVGLLHRGTEKLIEYKTYLQALPYFDRLDYCSPLAMEHSYVLAIEKLLQIEVPLRAQYLRVLFAELTRICNHMLNLGSHVMDVGAMTPNLWLFEVREDCLNFFERASGARMHAAWFRPGGVHQDVPLKLLTDIADWLDTRLPRLFEDAISLVADNRIFKQRNVDIGVVSRDDAIAWGFSGPMIRAAGIPWDIRKSQPYDVYDRMDFEIPVGTKGDCYDRFMVRVEEVRQSARIMRQCLSEMPEGPIASLDRKVVPPKRGEMKRSMEALIHHFKLYTEGFHVPAGDVYVATESPKGEFGVYLVSDGSNKPYRCKIRPTAFSHLQAMDFMMKGHMLADTTAILSAIDVVFGECDR; via the coding sequence ATGGCCTCGACCTACGAGACGCTGACTCCCGAAGCCCAGCAGGGCGAGACGGAGATCCAGAACTACACGATCAACTTCGGCCCGCAGCATCCGGCCGCGCACGGCGTGCTGCGCATGGTGATGGAGCTCGACGGCGAGATCGTCGAGCGCGTCGATCCGCATGTCGGCCTGCTCCATCGCGGCACCGAGAAGCTGATCGAGTACAAGACCTATCTCCAGGCGCTGCCCTATTTCGACCGGCTCGACTATTGCTCGCCGCTGGCGATGGAACACAGCTATGTGCTGGCGATCGAGAAGCTCCTCCAGATCGAGGTGCCGCTGCGCGCCCAATATCTGCGCGTGCTGTTCGCCGAGCTGACCCGCATCTGCAACCACATGCTCAACCTCGGCAGCCACGTCATGGACGTCGGCGCGATGACGCCGAACCTGTGGCTGTTCGAGGTGCGCGAGGACTGCCTCAACTTCTTCGAGCGGGCCTCGGGCGCGCGCATGCACGCGGCCTGGTTCCGCCCCGGCGGCGTCCATCAGGATGTGCCGCTCAAGCTGCTGACCGACATTGCCGACTGGCTCGACACCCGCCTGCCGCGCCTGTTCGAGGACGCGATCAGCCTGGTCGCCGACAACCGCATCTTCAAGCAGCGCAACGTCGATATCGGCGTGGTCAGCCGCGACGACGCGATCGCCTGGGGCTTTTCCGGCCCGATGATCCGCGCCGCCGGCATCCCCTGGGATATCCGCAAGTCGCAGCCTTATGACGTCTATGACCGCATGGATTTCGAGATTCCGGTCGGAACCAAGGGCGACTGCTACGACCGCTTCATGGTCCGGGTCGAGGAGGTCCGCCAATCGGCACGGATCATGCGCCAGTGCCTCAGCGAGATGCCCGAGGGGCCGATCGCCAGCCTCGACCGCAAGGTGGTGCCGCCCAAGCGCGGCGAGATGAAGCGCTCGATGGAAGCGCTGATCCACCATTTCAAGCTCTACACCGAAGGCTTCCACGTGCCGGCCGGCGACGTCTATGTCGCCACCGAGAGCCCGAAGGGCGAGTTCGGCGTCTATCTGGTCTCGGACGGCAGCAACAAGCCCTACCGCTGCAAGATCCGCCCGACCGCGTTCAGCCACCTCCAGGCGATGGACTTCATGATGAAGGGCCATATGCTCGCCGACACCACCGCCATCCTCTCGGCGATCGACGTCGTGTTCGGGGAGTGCGACCGGTGA
- a CDS encoding complex I 24 kDa subunit family protein: MADAAHIPDEAETRARWGAFAWTPENAEQAKKIIARYPPGRQQSAVMPLLDLAQRQVGAETQTQGWLPIPVMEYIGQQLGMAYIRVLEVASFYTMYNLAPVGRYHVQVCGTTPCMLRGSDDVLDACYKKGLKKGATTADGLFTLTEVECLGACANAPMVQINDDNYEDLTFETTTAILEALAKGESPRVGPQIDRQTSCPEGGPTTLQEMVSENHDYRSRWDAPA; encoded by the coding sequence ATGGCTGACGCAGCCCATATCCCCGACGAGGCCGAGACCCGCGCGCGCTGGGGCGCTTTCGCCTGGACGCCGGAAAATGCCGAGCAGGCGAAGAAGATCATCGCCCGCTACCCGCCGGGCCGCCAGCAGTCGGCGGTGATGCCGCTGCTCGATCTGGCGCAGCGCCAGGTGGGTGCCGAGACGCAGACCCAGGGCTGGCTGCCGATCCCGGTGATGGAATATATCGGCCAGCAGCTCGGCATGGCCTATATCCGCGTGCTGGAAGTGGCGAGCTTCTACACCATGTACAATCTGGCGCCGGTCGGCCGCTACCATGTCCAGGTGTGCGGCACGACGCCGTGCATGCTGCGCGGGTCGGACGATGTCCTCGACGCCTGCTACAAGAAGGGCCTGAAAAAGGGCGCGACCACCGCCGACGGGCTGTTCACCCTCACCGAGGTCGAATGCCTGGGCGCCTGCGCCAACGCGCCGATGGTCCAGATCAACGACGATAATTACGAGGACCTGACCTTCGAAACGACCACCGCGATCCTCGAAGCGCTGGCGAAGGGCGAGAGCCCCAGGGTCGGCCCGCAGATCGACCGGCAGACGAGCTGCCCCGAGGGCGGCCCGACCACGCTGCAGGAAATGGTCTCCGAGAATCATGACTATAGGAGCCGCTGGGATGCTCCGGCATGA
- the nuoF gene encoding NADH-quinone oxidoreductase subunit NuoF, producing the protein MLGVASVLDDKDRIFTNVHGFQPWNLDAARKRGDWDETKKLLERGPDQIIEDIKASGLRGRGGAGFPTGMKWSFMPKEPKPGKPSFLVINADESEPGSCKDREIIRHDPHKLIEGALVAGFAMRARAAYIYIRGEFIYEAKVLFAAVEEAYAAGLLGRNAAGSGYDFDVFVHRGAGAYICGEETAQIESLEGKKGQPRLKPPFPAGAGLYGCPTTVNNVESIAVTPTILRRGPAWFAGIGRKGNEGTKLFQISGHVNKPCVVEEAMGIPFKELIDRHAGGIKGGWDNLLAVIPGGSSVPLVPAAQIMDAPMDFDGLKALGSGLGTAAVIVMDKSTDIVRAISRLSYFYKHESCGQCTPCREGTGWMWRVMERLRTGDAAVEEIDMLFDVTKQVEGHTICALGDAAAWPIQGLLKHFRPEVERRIAERGNAGGTMMEAAE; encoded by the coding sequence TTGTTGGGGGTGGCCTCCGTGCTTGACGACAAGGATCGCATCTTCACCAACGTCCATGGCTTCCAGCCGTGGAACCTCGACGCCGCCCGCAAGCGTGGCGACTGGGACGAGACGAAGAAGCTGCTCGAGCGCGGCCCGGATCAGATCATCGAGGACATCAAGGCCTCGGGCCTGCGCGGCCGTGGCGGTGCCGGCTTCCCGACCGGCATGAAGTGGAGCTTCATGCCCAAGGAACCCAAGCCCGGCAAGCCGAGCTTCCTGGTGATCAACGCCGACGAATCCGAGCCCGGTTCGTGCAAGGATCGCGAGATCATCCGCCACGATCCGCACAAGCTGATCGAAGGCGCGCTGGTCGCCGGCTTCGCGATGCGCGCGCGCGCCGCCTATATCTATATCCGTGGCGAGTTCATCTACGAGGCGAAGGTGCTGTTCGCCGCCGTGGAGGAGGCTTACGCCGCCGGGCTGCTTGGGCGGAACGCCGCGGGCTCCGGCTATGATTTCGACGTCTTCGTCCATCGTGGCGCGGGCGCCTATATCTGCGGCGAGGAGACCGCCCAGATCGAGAGCCTCGAGGGCAAGAAAGGCCAGCCACGCCTGAAGCCGCCCTTCCCGGCCGGCGCCGGCCTCTATGGCTGCCCGACCACGGTCAACAATGTCGAATCGATCGCGGTGACGCCGACCATATTGCGTCGCGGCCCGGCCTGGTTCGCCGGCATCGGCCGCAAGGGCAATGAGGGCACCAAGCTCTTCCAGATCTCGGGCCATGTGAACAAGCCCTGCGTCGTCGAAGAGGCGATGGGCATTCCGTTCAAGGAACTGATCGACCGCCACGCCGGCGGCATCAAGGGCGGTTGGGACAATCTGCTCGCGGTGATCCCGGGCGGCTCCTCGGTGCCGCTGGTTCCCGCCGCGCAGATCATGGACGCGCCGATGGATTTCGACGGATTGAAGGCGCTCGGCTCCGGCCTCGGCACCGCCGCCGTCATCGTCATGGACAAGTCCACCGACATCGTCCGCGCGATCAGCCGCCTCAGCTATTTCTACAAGCATGAGAGCTGCGGCCAGTGCACCCCGTGCCGCGAGGGCACCGGCTGGATGTGGCGGGTGATGGAGCGGCTGCGCACCGGCGACGCGGCGGTCGAGGAGATCGATATGCTGTTCGACGTCACCAAGCAGGTCGAGGGCCACACCATCTGCGCGCTGGGCGACGCCGCCGCCTGGCCGATCCAGGGCCTGCTCAAGCATTTCCGCCCCGAGGTGGAGCGCCGCATCGCCGAGCGCGGCAATGCCGGCGGCACGATGATGGAAGCGGCCGAATGA